A part of Lutra lutra chromosome 2, mLutLut1.2, whole genome shotgun sequence genomic DNA contains:
- the LOC125094249 gene encoding tripartite motif-containing protein 60-like, which translates to MEFMTALADLQTGASCPICLDYLKEPVTINCGHNFCLSCISMFWKDLNGTFPCPFCRYCSPERKFTNNPQLGNLIEIAKLLRVRRSKRKRKEEKLICEKHNQVLTFFCQKDLEVLCPQCSFSTDHRSHYIWPIEKAAPYHRKRLQNCIEPWKERVEQVEKVITMQSRKSLELKKKVQCRREEIKSEFEQILLFLKNEQEMVLRQLQDEEMDILTKLNENLTTFSSHLSTLKHLSKEIEGKSTKSELELLTDVKSIYHRYKTLKAPEPFSFQLKEYGYHLAPQYSGLNKIINRFQVDLILDPETAHRKLIVSEDRKTVQYGNKRHNLPHNPRRFYLCPAVLGSRGYDSGRQYWEVKVKDKPEWIVGVCKDSLPRRRKKQPILAQDGLWGVGRCSQSNYIALGPKKINLLPKVIPRKIGIFLDCELCEISFYNLSDRSLLYIFNYYFTEILWPYFYTGTDSKPLKICTVTDSE; encoded by the coding sequence ATGGAGTTTATGACAGCCCTGGCAGACCTCCAAACAGGGGCTAGCTGTCCCATCTGTCTAGACTACTTGAAAGAGCCAGTGACCATCAACTGTGGGCACAACTTCTGTCTCTCCTGCATCAGTATGTTCTGGAAGGATCTAAATGGTACTTTCCCCTGCCCCTTTTGCCGTTACTGCTCTCCAGAAAGGAAATTCACAAACAATCCCCAATTGGGCAATTTGATTGAAATTGCTAAGCTACTACGGGTAAGAAGaagcaagaggaagaggaaggaagagaagcttATATGTGAAAAACATAATCAGGTTTTGACATTTTTCTGTCAGAAGGACCTAGAAGTTTTATGTCCACAGTGTAGTTTCTCTACTGATCACCGGAGTCACTATATTTGGCCCATAGAGAAGGCTGCTCCTTATCATAGGAAAAGATTGCAGAATTGCATTGAACCATGGAAGGAGAGAGTAGAACAAGTTGAAAAGGTGATAACTATGCAAAGCAGAAAATCATTGGAACTGAAGAAGAAGGTACAGTGTAGGAGGGAAGAAATAAAGTCTGAATTTGAACAAATTTTGTTGTTTCTCAAAAATGAGCAAGAGATGGTTCTTCGGCAATTACAAGATGAagaaatggatattttaacaaaactaaatgaaaacCTAACAACATTTTCAAGTCATCTTTCCACATTAAAACATCTATCAAAGGAGATAGAGGGTAAATCTACTAAATCAGAGCTGGAATTACTGACAGATGTTAAAAGTATCTACCATAGGTATAAAACCTTAAAGGCCCCTGAGCCTTTTTCATTCCAATTAAAGGAATATGGTTACCATCTTGCTCCACAATATTCTGGCCTAAATAAAATTATCAACAGATTTCAGGTGGATCTAATTCTCGATCCTGAAACAGCACATCGTAAGCTTATTGTCTCAGAAGATAGAAAAACTGTCcaatatggaaataaaaggcataactTACCTCATAACCCAAGGAGGTTCTATCTCTGTCCAGCTGTTCTGGGTTCTAGGGGTTATGATTCTGGCAGGCAGTATTGGGAGGTGAAAGTGAAAGATAAGCCTGAATGGATCGTGGGTGTCTGTAAAGACTCTCttcccagaaggagaaagaagcaaCCAATTCTAGCACAGGATGGATTATGGGGTGTTGGACGATGTAGTCAGAGTAATTATATTGCACTGGgtcctaaaaaaattaatcttctgCCAAAAGTAATACCTAGAAAAATCGGCATTTTTTTAGACTGTGAATTGtgtgagatttctttttataatttgagtGATAGATCCCTTCTCTATATCTTTAActattattttacagaaatactttGGCCTTATTTCTATACTGGAACTGACTCAAAGCCTCTTAAAATCTGTACAGTGACAGATTCTGAATGA
- the LOC125093074 gene encoding heterogeneous nuclear ribonucleoprotein A3-like: MEVKPPPGRPQPDSGRRRRRRGEEGHDPKEPEQLRKLFIGGLSFETTDDSLREHFEKWGTLTDCVVMRDPQTKRSRGFGFVTYSCVEEVDAAMCARPHKVDGRVVEPKRAVSREDSVKPGAHLTVKKIFVGGIKEDTEEYNLRDYFEKYGKIETIEVMEDRQSGKKRGFAFVTFDDHDTVDKIVQKYHTINGHNCEVKKALSKQEMQSAGSQRGRGGGSGNFMGRGGNFGGGGNFGRGGNFGGRGGYGGGGGGSRGSYGGGDGGYNGFGGDGGNYGGGPGYSSRGGYGGGPGYGNQGGGYGGGGGGYDGYNEGGNFGGNYGGGGNYNDFGNYSGQQQSNYGPMKGGSFGGRSSGSPYGGGYGSGGGSGGYGSRRF; this comes from the coding sequence ATGGAGGTAAAACCGCCGCCCGGTCGCCCCCAGCCCGACTCcggccgtcgccgccgccgccggggggAGGAGGGCCATGATCCAAAGGAACCAGAGCAGTTGAGAAAACTGTTTATTGGTGGTTTGAGCTTTGAAACTACAGATGATAGTTTaagagaacattttgaaaaatggggTACACTTACAGATTGTGTGGTGATGAGAGACCCCCAAACAAAACGTTCCaggggttttggttttgtgacTTACTCTTGTGTTGAAGAGGTGGATGCAGCAATGTGTGCCCGACCACACAAGGTTGATGGGCGTGTAGTGGAACCAAAGAGAGCTGTTTCTAGAGAGGATTCTGTAAAGCCTGGTGCCCATCTAACAgtgaagaaaatttttgttggtggtattaaagaagatacagaagaGTATAATTTGAGAGACTACTTTGAAAAGTATGGCAAGATTGAAACCATAGAAGTTATGGAAGACAGgcagagtggaaaaaagagaggattTGCTTTTGTAACTTTTGATGATCATGATACAGTTGATAAAATTGTTCAGAAATACCACACTATTAATGGGCATAATTGTGAAGTGAAAAAGGCCCTTTCTAAACAAGAAATGCAGTCTGCTGGATCACAAAGAGGTCGTGGAGGTGGATCTGGCAACTTCATGGGTCGTGGAGGAAACTTTGGAGGTGGTGGTAACTTTGGCCGTGGTGGAAACTTTGGTGGAAGAGGAGgctatggtggtggtggtggtggcagcagaGGTAGTTACGGAGGAGGTGATGGTGGATATAATGGATTTGGAGGTGATGGTGGCAACTATGGTGGTGGTCCTGGTTACAGTAGTAGAGGAGGCTATGGTGGTGGACCAGGGTATGGAAACCAAGGAGGTGGatatggaggtggtggtggaggatACGATGGTTACAATGAAGGAGGAAATTTTGGAGGTAACTATGGTGGTGGTGGGAACTATAATGATTTTGGAAATTATAGTGGACAACAGCAATCAAATTATGGACCCATGAAGGGGGGCAGTTTTGGTGGAAGAAGCTCGGGCAGTCCCTATGGTGGTGGTTATGGCTCTGGTGGTGGAAGTGGTGGATATGGTAGCAGAAGGTTctaa